Genomic segment of Prochlorococcus marinus CUG1433:
CTTACAAAAAAAATTCTAAAAATATTATTAAGAATTCTCCCCATCCAAACTACTCCTTGGGATAGCTTCAGTATCAAAAAATATGACTTTAATCATGTCCCCATCACTAATCCTGAGACTTTTAAACTTAAAAGTTATGCCAAGTCATTGAATGATATTTTAAGGTTATCAAAGTTACCAAGCTGTAATAACAATTAAAATTCTCACAGTTAGGTTACCAAAGACTTGTAATATGTATAAATAAGCAAATTTTTTATTATGTTACGTTCAATCTTTGCAGGGTTATTTGCAATAGTTTTAACTCTAGGTTTAGGTATTTCATCAGTTTCAGCTAAGACTGTTGAAGTAAAACTTGGAACAGATGCTGGAATGCTTGCATTTGAACCAAGTACAGTAACCATTAGTGCTGGTGATACAGTTAAATTCGTCAATAATAAACTTGCCCCTCACAATGCTGTTTTTGATGGTCATGAGGAATTAAGTCATGCGGACCTAGCTTTTGCTCCAGGAGAGTCTTGGGAAGAAACATTTGATACTGCTGGAACTTATGATTACTATTGCGAGCCACACAGAGGAGCTGGAATGGTAGGTAAAGTTATTGTTGAATAAATCTTCTAAATAGTTATACACCCTTTTTGACTTAATATTTATTACAGTCATACCCAAATTTTAATTGATGAAAATAGTTCCAAGCGAATTCTCAAATTCTGCTTGGAACTGTTTTATTTTTTCCAAAGAAATTGCTTTTAAAAATTATCAACAAAATGTAGACTCTGATAATTTATTATTAGCTCTTATAAAAAATGACAATATTACAAAAAAGATTTTAAAAAAAAATAATGTAAATTTAAAAGATCTTGAGAGGGAAATAATTTCTTCATTAAATGCGAAGGCAAAAATGAAAGATAAGCAAGATAATTTATATATCGGTGAGACTCTGCACAAAATATTTTTGAAAGCAAATGATATTAAAAATACTTTAAATGATGTAGTGATATCAACAGAACACTTAGTTTACGGTTTCACTTATGATAATAAATATGGATTTCAAATTTTAAATCAAAAAGGCATTCCAGAATTTCTTGAAACTATAAAGAAAATGAAGTCAGATCCAGCAGTAAAAAACGAATTTGATACTTCTAATGAGTCTTTGGGAAAATATGGTATTGATCTTACTCAATCTGCACGAGATGGAATTTTAGACCCAGTTATTGGTAGGGATGAAGAGATTAGAAGAACAATTCAAATATTGAGTAGAAGAACAAAAAACAATCCGGTTCTTATTGGAGAACCTGGGGTTGGGAAAACGGCCATTGTTGAAGGGTTGGCTCAAAGAATTATTAATGGCGATGTACCTTCTGCCCTACAAGATAGGCAACTAATTTCATTAGATATGGGATCACTTATAGCTGGAGCAAAATATCGTGGAGAATTTGAAGAAAGAATAAAAAATGTCCTGAAGAAAGTTAAGGAATCAGACGGTAAGATCATTCTTTTTATTGATGAAATTCATACAGTTGTTGGAGCTGGTGCTAGTGGAGGTTCTTTAGATGCAAGCAACCTATTAAAACCAATGCTTGCAAGAGGAGAACTAAGATGTATTGGTGCCACAACTATTATTGAACACAAACAAAATATAGAAAAAGATCCTGCTTTAGAACGAAGATTTCAAAAAATAAAAATTGATGCTCCTTCAATAGATGATACTGTATCAATATTAAGAGGATTACGAGAAAGATATGAAGTTCATCATAGTGTAAGAATTTCTGATAATGCTTTGGTTGCAGCAGCCACCCTTAGCGAAAGATACATTAACGATAGATTTCTTCCAGACAAAGCAATAGATCTAATCGATGAAGCAGCCTCAAGATTGAATATGGTCATAACTTCCAAACCTGAAGAAATTGATGAGATCGATCGAAAAGTCCTTCAGTTTGAGATGGAAAAGTTATCTTTAAAAAGAGAAACAGATGATTTTTCAATAGAAAGATTAAAAAAAATCAATAATGAACTTATTTTACTTAAAGATAAACAAGAAGAATTAGGTGCTCAATGGAAAAAAGAAAAAGATGAAATTAATGAGATTAGCTCCATAAAAGA
This window contains:
- a CDS encoding plastocyanin; this encodes MLRSIFAGLFAIVLTLGLGISSVSAKTVEVKLGTDAGMLAFEPSTVTISAGDTVKFVNNKLAPHNAVFDGHEELSHADLAFAPGESWEETFDTAGTYDYYCEPHRGAGMVGKVIVE
- a CDS encoding AAA family ATPase produces the protein MKIVPSEFSNSAWNCFIFSKEIAFKNYQQNVDSDNLLLALIKNDNITKKILKKNNVNLKDLEREIISSLNAKAKMKDKQDNLYIGETLHKIFLKANDIKNTLNDVVISTEHLVYGFTYDNKYGFQILNQKGIPEFLETIKKMKSDPAVKNEFDTSNESLGKYGIDLTQSARDGILDPVIGRDEEIRRTIQILSRRTKNNPVLIGEPGVGKTAIVEGLAQRIINGDVPSALQDRQLISLDMGSLIAGAKYRGEFEERIKNVLKKVKESDGKIILFIDEIHTVVGAGASGGSLDASNLLKPMLARGELRCIGATTIIEHKQNIEKDPALERRFQKIKIDAPSIDDTVSILRGLRERYEVHHSVRISDNALVAAATLSERYINDRFLPDKAIDLIDEAASRLNMVITSKPEEIDEIDRKVLQFEMEKLSLKRETDDFSIERLKKINNELILLKDKQEELGAQWKKEKDEINEISSIKEEIESIQLKIDQAKRSFDLNKAAELEFGTLNSLQKKLKEKSDSLVNSQKNGETSLLRQEVTFDDIAEVVSKWTSIPVQNLNQSEKDKLLSLESILKEKIIGQDSAIRAVADSIKRSRTDLNDPNKPLASFLFLGPTGVGKTELSKVTAKIIFDSNSSITRLDMSEYMEKHSVSKIIGAPPGYLGFESGGQLTEAVRKNPYSLILLDEIEKAHKDILDILLQVLDDGNITDGQGRTINFKNSIIVLTSNLGSQSINDLSVRKEDRSEIKKVVDYELKKFFKPEFLNRLDEIVIFNNLELNDIKEIAKIQLQNLEKRLNKKNLKFKITDEAINQLVENSFDHAFGARPLKRIIQKQIETKISNNILNNHYLNKDEINIYLVNGEIIVD